In a genomic window of Wyeomyia smithii strain HCP4-BCI-WySm-NY-G18 chromosome 1, ASM2978416v1, whole genome shotgun sequence:
- the LOC129722424 gene encoding trans-Golgi network integral membrane protein TGN38-like, whose amino-acid sequence MRYPKDELRMFAAVSLLVVNLVMIVQATPIAENQTASEPAKENTESKTSIADRTYFQNKSRFNFFESCEGNVTYLNQLTCELYINLTTTLSEQMKLSISSIENMISEIDKTDTVCGNISDVFEQIDKLDFDIGFIKNEQEQKKRNSFNKLCPVVCVDMVNETTTGVKPICRMLLWGFQQLVLVDTKVPKDTNDKPAKLEQQPENQYDHNNAEANANLSNGNREANASSNKNDTNKSLIRPDISKQKTISAAKPQPSIQSLPIKDKPQIDDALDNIEDEKEKENSDNIGNEAFDTQGDDVDRNEYTEEQNTDDGENSVDEPHPEQQKLLPGPNDSILDDVQQQIIHEDPFFEERDSNFFSYFLLLMFVCILCYVAYHNKTKLFALLLEGRRANSGRGGFSKGRKHTAAYRKLDSNLEEAITSGVATNNRSPSQIIY is encoded by the exons ATGAGGTACCCCAAAGACGAACTGAGAATGTTTGCGGCAGTATCACTCCTAGTAGTTAATCTGGTAATGATTGTGCAGGCAACTCCAATCGCGGAAAATCAAACGGCTTCAGAACCGGCTAAGGAAAATACAGAGTCCAAGACGAGTATCGCTGAtcgaacatattttcaaaacaaaagtagatttaatttttttgaatcatGCGAAGGAAATGTTACGTATCTAAATCAGTTGACTTGTGAATTGTACATCAATCTTACTACGACGTTGAGTGAACAAATGAAGTTATCTATTTCTTCAATCGAAAATATGATATCAGAAATTGACAAAACAGATACTGTTTGTGGCAATATTTCGGATGTATTTGAACAGATCGACAAACTGGATTTTGATATTGGTTTCATTAAAAATGAGCAGGAGCAGAAAAAACGCAACAGTTTCAATAAGCTTTGCCCTGTTGTATGTGTCGATATGGTAAACGAAACTACAACAGGAGTGAAACCGATTTGTCGTATGTTACTCTGGGGTTTCCAACAATTGGTGTTGGTTGATACAAAAGTTCCTAAGGACACAAATGATAAACCAGCGAAATTGGAGCAACAACCGGAAAATCAATACGACCACAATAATGCAGAGGCGAATG CTAATCTCAGCAATGGTAATCGCGAGGCGAACGCGTCATCTAATAAAAACGACACTAACAAAAGTTTGATTAGACCAGATATCAGcaagcaaaaaacaatatcAGCTGCCAAGCCGCAGCCTTCGATTCAGTCCCTTCCAATCAAAGATAAACCTCAGATTGATGATGCACTGGATAATATAGAGGACGAGAAAGAAAAGGAGAATAGTGACAATATAGGAAATGAAGCGTTCGACACACAGGGGGATGATGTGGATCGCAATGAGTATACCGAAGAGCAAAATACCGATGATGGTGAAAATTCTGTAGATGAACCGCATCCGGAACAACAGAAACTGTTGCCTGGACCGAATGATAGTATTTTGGACGATGTACAACAGCAGATTATTCATGAAGATCCGTTCTTCGAAGAAAGGGACTcgaattttttttcgtatttcttaCTTCTTATGTTCGTTTGCATTCTATGCTACGTTGCGTatcacaacaaaacaaaactattcGCATTGCTGTTGGAAGGCCGAAGAGCGAACTCTGGCCGAGGTGGATTCAGCAAAGGTCGAAAGCATACCGCCGCATATCGAAAGTTAGATTCGAACCTTGAAGAAGCGATCACTTCTGGCGTGGCAACGAATAACCGCTCGCCGTCGCAGATTATCTATTAG
- the LOC129730793 gene encoding attractin, whose product MFQLFTCKWKHPYRKCPLLLASVLLQLSFALLLVQFCTLTAAGGGISGVTIGGMSHAGKCSEIRCMNGGTCRNGTCICPDGWQGSECQFCGGKVRLTDPTGSIHDGLGNYSIGVKCSWLIDARDHNSIAEKLSPALSGKPSVIRLHLEEFATECGWDHLYVYDGDSVESPLLAVFSGLMYRKNFSIRRIPEVFAHSGSALLHFFSDDAYNMSGFNISYQVNACPTVDTAQNCSGHGVCIYGECNCDAGWSGPACSVARCPNDCSAHLGRGACNIIQQRCICAIGYDGNDCSQHRASQGVWTTINSEDTVGFAPPGSASHGAAVFRDTFYIIAGESYSKAKSLMYMYDFNGKVWETAHTDSKTTPDLRYGASTVMYGDKIFLYGGVVEGKGVCGELWAFDVSAKIWENITVKAEQCNETYAMCGPLKSAGHTATLVSNFEGGKKGHSQRMVVIFGHSPQFGYLNTVQEYNFGTREWKIVKTKGYPVKGGYGHSAAYDPLKERIYVYGGIVSESDSTQLLSNKLYSYEPHSRVWTLEAAAPTARFLHTANFITPGLMMVFGGNTHNDTSHSFGAKCYSKDLMVYDILCDSWHVHHMPQDLRADLARFGHSAIVFEESLYIYGGFDGQMINDMLKYTPGNCRALNRSDQCLYARPGFKCIWDIQKSKCVPIQDVDKGVLFSRDQINYEICPQESRLVMTRQALADYELCSQLSSCQSCVSTSYGCMFCGVGNGKGYCAKEKCPDVSYTYRADFYPTRKLKDCPENDEQVCAQLHGCHACSAYKFCHWDYEHSKCYYVANKTSEILNDALPCPPACSLLTTCGNCTQEECIWCQNEQRCVDKNAYTASFPYGQCREWTTGSNKCRAASSGKSQCGFYKTCAQCRDDPACGWCDDGSMTGLGKCHPGGDRGAHEEMDCHNARWHFTHCPSCQCNGHSTCPDSKTCKQPCKDPMVGQNCEKCKPGYWGNPVNGGTCQKCDCNGQAQYCHSETGKCFCSTKGLAGDHCEKCDATNHYHGDPSRGSCYYDLTIDYQFTFNLSKKEDRHFTQINFRNSPIKSDIDADFSITCSVAAKMNITIRTAGGPEKPLFSAVNCSTFRYRFSKAEHHFGIEDNVTLTTFYVYVYDFQPPLWIQIAFSQYPKLNLQQFFITFSTCFLLLLLMAAILWKIKQRYDMFRRRQRLFVEMEQMASRPFSQVLVEIESKEYNELSPAVENITSAPRKRKKDSPSPIALEPCEGNRAAVLSLLVRLPTGGLQHSPPGQSAGLAVASALVTLGNPRRPSIEHPKEPKTKRKQSQHPDSCI is encoded by the exons ATGTTCCAGCTCTTCACGTGTAAATGGAAACATCCGTACAGAAAATGTCCGCTGCTTCTAGCGAGTGTTTTGCTACAACTCTCGTTTGCTCTGTTACTAGTTCAGTTCTGTACGCTGACAGCTGCGGGTGGTGGAATATCCGGGGTCACCATCGGGGGAATGTCCCACGCAGGAAAGTGCTCGGAGATACGCTGTATGAACGGTGGCACCTGTCGCAACGGAACTTGCATTTGTCCAGATGGCTGGCAGGGTAGCGAGTGCCAATTTTGCGGAGGAAAAGTAAG ATTGACAGACCCGACCGGAAGCATCCACGACGGGCTTGGCAACTACTCGATCGGTGTCAAGTGCAGTTGGCTGATTGACGCGCGTGATCACAACAGCATTGCCGAAAAACTGTCGCCGGCTCTCAGTGGGAAACCGTCCGTAATTCGGTTGCACTTGGAGGAGTTCGCTACTGAGTGCGGCTGGGATCACCTGTACGTGTACGATGGGGACAGCGTCGAGTCGCCACTGTTGGCAGTTTTCAGTGGGTTAATGTATCGGAAAAATTTCAGCATTCGAAGAATCCCGGAAGTGTTCGCCCATAGCGGGTCTGcgttattacatttttttagtgATGATGCATACAACATGTCCGGTTTCAATATAAGCTATCAGGTTAATGCCTGTCCTACGGTCGATACCGCACAGAATTGTTCTGGCCATGGCGTGTGCATATACGGGGAGTGTAACTGTGACGCTGGCTGGAGTGGTCCGGCTTGTAGCGTAGCTCGATGTCCGAATGATTGCTCAGCCCATTTGGGACGGGGTGCTTGCAATATAATTCAACAGAGATGCATTTGTGCGATTGGTTATGATGGAAATGATTGCTCACAACACCGGGCGTCACAGGGAGTTTGGACAACTATCAACTCGGAGGACACGGTTGGATTTGCACCTCCTGGAAGCGCTTCACATGGTGCGGCTGTATTCCGGGACACGTTTTATATCATTGCAGGAGAAAGCTACTCTAAAGCGAAATCCCTAATGTATATGTATGATTTCAACGGAAAGGTTTGGGAAACTGCTCATACGGATTCAAAAACGACTCCGGATCTACGATATGGTGCATCGACCGTTATGTATGGCGATAAAATTTTCCTATATGGTGGAGTAGTAGAGGGTAAAGGAGTTTGTGGTGAGCTTTGGGCTTTCGACGTTAGTGCCAAAATATGGGAAAATATCACAGTGAAAGCAGAGCAGTGTAATGAAACTTATGCCATGTGCGGGCCGTTAAAATCGGCTGGACATACAGCTACTTTGGTATCCAACTTCGAAGGAGGAAAGAAGGGTCATTCCCAAAGAATGGTGGTTATTTTTGGACATTCTCCTCAGTTTGGATACTTGAATACGGTGCAGGAGTACAATTTTGGTACTCGCGAGTGGAAAATCGTCAAAACTAAAGGATATCCGGTGAAAGGTGGTTACGGTCATTCAGCAGCCTACGACCCCCTAAAAGAACGGATATACGTGTACGGAGGCATAGTATCTGAGAGTGATAGCACTCAACTGTTGAGTAATAAGTTGTATAGCTACGAGCCTCATAGTCGTGTGTGGACATTGGAAGCGGCAGCTCCAACTGCTAGATTTCTACACACAGCCAACTTTATTACTCCCGGTTTGATGATGGTCTTTGGTGGTAATACGCACAATGATACCTCTCATAGCTTTGGTGCCAAATGCTACAGCAAAGATCTTATGGTTTATGACATTTTGTGTGATTCGTGGCATGTGCATCATATGCCACAAGATTTACGTGCCGACTTGGCACGATTTGGGCACTCCGCAATCGTTTTCGAAGAATCCCTTTACATTTACGGAGGCTTTGACGGACAGATGATAAACGATATGCTAAAATATACACCGGGAAATTGCCGAGCATTGAACCGGTCGGATCAGTGCTTGTACGCTCGTCCGGGATTCAAATGTATTTGGGATATTCAGAAAAGTAAATGCGTGCCGATTCAGGACGTCGATAAAGGTGTATTGTTCAGCAGGGATCAAATCAACTATGAAATATGCCCCCAGGAAAGTAGACTTGTCATGACTAGACAAGCGTTAGCAGATTATGAACTGTGTAGTCAACTGAGCAGTTGTCAAAGCTGTGTATCGACTTCCTATGGTTGCATGTTTTGTGGAGTAGGTAACGGAAAAGGCTATTGCGCGAAAGAAAAATGCCCGGATGTATCCTACACCTACCGAGCAGATTTCTATCCTACACGAAAGCTAAAGGATTGTCCTGAGAATGATGAGCAAGTTTGCGCACAATTGCATGGATGTCACGCTTGTTCGGCATACAAATTTTGCCACTGGGATTACGAGCATAGTAAATGTTATTACGTGGCGAATAAGACCAGTGAGATTCTAAATGACGCTTTGCCATGTCCTCCGGCGTGTTCGCTTCTGACCACGTGCGGTAACTGTACACAAGAGGAATGCATTTGGTGCCAAAATGAGCAGCGTTGCGTTGACAAAAACGCATACACTGCAAGTTTTCCATACGGTCAATGTCGAGAGTGGACGACTGGGTCGAATAAATGCCGTGCCGCAAGCTCTGGCAAAAGCCAATGTGGCTTTTATAAAACATGTGCTCAATGTCGAGATGATCCAGCATGTGGTTGGTGCGACGATGGTTCTATGACCGGCTTAGGAAAATGTCATCCTGGAGGTGATCGAGGCGCTCACGAAGAAATGGACTGCCATAATGCAAGGTGGCACTTTACGCATTGCCCTAGTTGTCAGTGTAACGGCCACAGTACTTGTCCGGATTCAAAGACATGTAAACAACCGTGTAAAGATCCGATGGTTGGACAGAACTGTGAAAAATGTAAACCAGGCTACTGGGGAAACCCGGTTAATGGTGGTACCTGCCAAAAATGCGATTGTAACGGGCAAGCACAGTACTGCCACAGTGAAACGGGAAAATGTTTTTGCAGTACGAAAGGTCTAGCTGGGGACCACTGCGAGAAATGTGACGCTACTAACCATTACCACGGTGACCCTAGTCGGGGATCATGCTACTACGATCTCACAATAGATTATCAGTTTACTTTTAACCTTTCTAAGAAAGAAGACCGTCATTTCACCCAAATCAACTTTCGTAACTCGCCGATTAAATCCGACATTGATGCTGACTTTAGTATCACTTGTTCAGTGgctgcaaaaatgaacatcACAATCCGGACAGCCGGTGGTCCAGAGAAGCCTTTGTTTTCCGCCGTCAACTGTTCGACTTTTCGATATCGTTTTTCCAAAGCCGAACACCATTTCGGTATTGAAGATAATGTTACACTAACCACGTTTTATGTGTACGTGTATGACTTCCAACCTCCTCTGTGGATCCAAATTGCTTTTTCGCAATATCCTAAGCTCAATCTGCAACAATTCTTCATTACATTTTCAAC GTGCTTTTTGCTCCTGCTACTGATGGCTGCTATCCTGTGGAAAATTAAGCAGCGCTATGATATGTTCCGTCGGCGACAACGGCTGTTTGTCGAGATGGAACAAATGGCATCACGGCCATTCTCTCAG GTTCTGGTGGAAATTGAAAGTAAAGAGTATAATGAGCTATCACCAGCAGTCGAAAACATTACCAGTGCTCCGAGAAAGCGAAAAAAG GACTCTCCCAGCCCCATCGCACTGGAACCCTGTGAGGGCAACAGGGCTGCAGTGCTATCACTTCTAGTCCGGCTGCCAACAG GTGGTCTCCAACACTCTCCTCCTGGTCAATCGGCAGGTCTCGCCGTAGCAAGTGCATTAGTAACGTTAGGTAATCCGCGACGGCCGTCGATAGAACACCCAAAGGAACCGAAGACTAAACGTAAGCAGAGCCAACATCCTGACAGTTGTATATAA